In a single window of the Natronosalvus caseinilyticus genome:
- a CDS encoding ribbon-helix-helix domain-containing protein, producing the protein MSDADAGVNDDPNMTTITLKIPQAFLDDLDATWRAENFPSRSEFIRWALRDAVKHPSFSRKGWKDIAASEHQLATGEGRTYSSGEIRARLNEDTDGSQ; encoded by the coding sequence ATGTCTGATGCTGACGCTGGGGTTAATGATGACCCCAACATGACAACGATCACGCTGAAGATTCCGCAGGCGTTCCTCGACGATCTCGATGCGACCTGGCGTGCTGAAAACTTCCCGTCTCGTAGTGAGTTTATCCGTTGGGCGCTCCGAGACGCCGTCAAGCACCCCTCGTTCTCGCGGAAGGGCTGGAAGGATATCGCTGCCAGCGAGCATCAACTGGCAACCGGCGAGGGACGAACCTATAGCAGCGGCGAGATTCGAGCGCGTCTGAACGAGGACACGGATGGCAGCCAGTGA
- a CDS encoding DUF7342 family protein, whose product MSDDAHRDGPPPFDRPFEDEDTKQRVYGAVLHAREPMTAAEIADRADCSEESARAHLSFYADLGIVIRHDGRPARYERNDDYFEWRRVSKLSRENTVDELQSRVSELTNQIETYRDKYEAGSPADVDVLEFDAVDDIYRELGDWATALEERRLHERARRKVAGSTAPSRG is encoded by the coding sequence ATGTCAGACGACGCCCACCGTGACGGCCCACCGCCGTTCGATCGGCCGTTCGAGGACGAAGATACGAAGCAACGTGTATACGGGGCCGTACTACACGCCCGAGAGCCGATGACGGCTGCCGAGATCGCCGACCGAGCGGACTGCTCGGAAGAATCCGCTCGAGCACATTTATCCTTCTATGCCGACCTCGGCATCGTCATACGACACGACGGGCGGCCAGCCAGATACGAGCGCAATGACGACTATTTCGAGTGGCGACGGGTGAGCAAACTCTCGCGGGAAAACACCGTCGATGAGTTGCAGAGTCGCGTATCGGAGCTAACCAATCAGATCGAAACGTACCGCGATAAATACGAGGCTGGCTCGCCTGCCGACGTCGATGTCCTCGAGTTCGACGCAGTCGACGACATCTACCGAGAGCTTGGTGATTGGGCCACCGCACTCGAAGAACGCCGCCTGCACGAACGCGCCCGGAGAAAGGTCGCCGGTTCGACGGCCCCATCACGCGGCTAA
- the hepT gene encoding type VII toxin-antitoxin system HepT family RNase toxin has translation MNVSPQDEIRILEKAAYIEEAVTVLARKQSLDAKAYQDDREERAIVEREFQTTIEACIDIAGILIVAADAPMPETYAGRFASLHELDVLSHETSERMRQAAGFRNVLAHNYGTDIDDMVVYQHLQSELEWFVRYLHEIKATLENTSVENN, from the coding sequence GTGAACGTCTCCCCGCAAGACGAAATTCGCATCCTCGAAAAAGCCGCCTACATCGAAGAGGCAGTGACGGTGTTAGCTCGAAAACAGTCGCTTGATGCAAAGGCCTATCAGGACGATCGGGAAGAACGAGCCATCGTCGAACGTGAGTTTCAGACGACCATCGAAGCGTGTATTGACATTGCGGGTATCCTCATTGTTGCTGCAGACGCACCAATGCCCGAAACGTACGCTGGTCGGTTTGCAAGCCTTCACGAATTGGATGTCCTCTCACACGAAACGAGCGAACGGATGCGACAAGCTGCGGGGTTTCGGAACGTGCTAGCCCACAACTATGGAACTGATATCGACGATATGGTCGTGTATCAGCACCTACAATCGGAACTCGAGTGGTTTGTTCGATACCTACACGAAATCAAAGCTACTCTCGAAAACACGTCAGTAGAAAATAACTAA
- the mntA gene encoding type VII toxin-antitoxin system MntA family adenylyltransferase antitoxin — protein MGPTPPSDTGSNTPLEREIDLEELTCVLEGYPVRLAILFGSTVHGTATDQSDIDIAVAFESDLDPTERLEQRISLIVSLTDALETDAIDVADLEGINSGIGLAALENGYVLVDNPALREHLKEKYEGSYPEGDETHEERMRRFDSLLSRLEGRV, from the coding sequence ATGGGGCCGACACCACCTTCAGATACAGGTTCGAACACGCCTCTCGAGCGTGAGATCGACCTCGAGGAGCTCACCTGTGTCCTTGAAGGATACCCAGTTCGCCTCGCGATACTGTTTGGCTCGACGGTTCACGGGACGGCCACCGACCAGAGTGATATCGACATTGCTGTTGCGTTCGAGTCCGATCTCGATCCGACTGAACGCCTCGAGCAGCGCATTTCACTCATTGTGTCACTCACTGATGCGCTTGAAACTGACGCCATCGACGTTGCTGACCTCGAGGGAATCAATTCAGGTATTGGTCTGGCAGCGCTCGAAAACGGCTACGTCCTTGTCGACAATCCCGCCCTTCGTGAGCACCTCAAAGAAAAATATGAAGGCTCATATCCGGAAGGCGACGAGACTCACGAAGAGCGAATGCGTCGGTTTGATTCGTTGCTAAGCCGATTGGAGGGGCGGGTGTGA
- a CDS encoding HNH endonuclease signature motif containing protein, which produces MAVRARDSACVRCGREETSNGRGLYVHHIIPERKAEDPHDPQNLLSVCDACHQSLEGLPPEEQLQACDIESRDELRLRGEDAAWMEKYWERVATLETAPDPWPGMFAEAQKHFNQCSE; this is translated from the coding sequence ATGGCTGTTCGCGCCAGGGACAGTGCGTGTGTTCGTTGCGGACGGGAGGAGACATCAAATGGACGGGGATTGTACGTCCACCATATTATTCCCGAAAGGAAGGCTGAAGATCCCCACGACCCACAGAATCTCCTCTCGGTCTGTGATGCGTGCCACCAGTCGCTCGAAGGGCTACCCCCAGAGGAACAACTACAAGCCTGTGACATAGAGTCTCGAGACGAGTTGCGATTGCGTGGCGAAGATGCGGCTTGGATGGAGAAATACTGGGAACGAGTAGCAACGTTGGAGACGGCGCCTGACCCGTGGCCGGGAATGTTTGCCGAGGCGCAGAAGCACTTCAACCAGTGTTCGGAATGA
- a CDS encoding MFS transporter yields the protein MAADDRVAVHEATTEFLEDRDDGEATLEAVLETDSARETWTFDDVPVNSGTFGELVSRGIVEKADGEYQVSDPKAVRAALEGESLETEFDAGAARGFLEERSLELGIWGDRRALAGLAGALVFLFAMRIVQYGSVFRGDDVLSPGNDPYFYRYWMEDLLSRSTSPTDIGLLAEMPAGAMTRRPLTHAANWWFATLLGGDQWAADMVAAWLPVVATVALGVVVYALAVVVTRDVRVGVASVVLLAVAPVHAVYTQLGFLEHRLHQYFWLGVTLLALALLAADFTRRRAETRTEDAIRGHLESPVTWVVSIGLGLALGISIHLWGGSPLLFMPLAAYVALRVLVDVRESISPTLANLPLLAGLAIGAGLSIWAHTSWGWRLAFVAYTPAMVLGGAIVVVALGELWRSLDLHVGGLAALEVGVVGIGLYALRRLRPEDWANARGRADDLFLREGYTESASLFTPDYMVIFGPLVQLGVGFYLGVAVLAWAVWLLSREYEPAWLVLAVYTVFFTVLAGIQIRFAAQLMIPVAVLGGIGFVYVLSVVDLARRPRPFREESSRAVAADGRTEPSIDWPERRQVLYVLGTGLLVCGFGLLFVPGLTGQITYSEGQHGATAAIEEHALETDREYPETFVLSEWGDNRMYNYFVNGESRSYSYARSNYGEFVGGASPDEQYEQISGRVGYVVVTNDEGTVRSGSTHEQFLQDNGSVPELGHYQAISLSDSSAAYAVVPGATINATVSPNERVSVRTTVEVDGQTLEYGRDGEADGEGRLEVTVAYPGTYEVGDRNITVTQANVEAGEAVAGG from the coding sequence ATGGCTGCGGACGATCGCGTCGCCGTTCACGAGGCCACGACCGAGTTCCTTGAGGACCGCGACGACGGTGAAGCGACGCTCGAGGCTGTCCTCGAGACCGATTCGGCGCGCGAGACGTGGACGTTCGACGACGTGCCGGTGAACTCGGGGACCTTCGGCGAGCTGGTCTCACGCGGAATCGTCGAGAAGGCCGACGGCGAGTACCAGGTCTCGGACCCGAAAGCCGTCCGGGCGGCGCTTGAGGGGGAGTCCCTCGAGACGGAATTCGATGCGGGTGCAGCGAGAGGCTTTCTCGAGGAGCGGTCGCTCGAGCTGGGGATCTGGGGCGATCGGCGGGCGCTCGCCGGGCTTGCTGGGGCGCTCGTTTTCCTGTTCGCAATGCGGATCGTTCAGTACGGATCGGTCTTTCGAGGGGACGACGTGTTGTCGCCGGGGAACGATCCCTACTTCTACCGCTACTGGATGGAGGACCTGCTGTCGCGATCGACGAGTCCGACGGACATCGGCTTGCTCGCCGAGATGCCGGCCGGAGCGATGACTAGGCGGCCGCTCACCCACGCCGCTAACTGGTGGTTTGCGACGCTCCTCGGCGGTGACCAGTGGGCCGCCGATATGGTAGCTGCGTGGCTCCCCGTCGTCGCGACGGTGGCGCTGGGAGTCGTGGTGTACGCCCTGGCCGTGGTCGTCACGCGAGATGTTCGAGTGGGGGTCGCGTCGGTGGTGTTGCTGGCCGTCGCCCCCGTTCACGCGGTCTACACGCAACTCGGCTTCCTCGAGCACCGACTCCACCAGTACTTCTGGCTCGGCGTGACATTGCTGGCGCTCGCGTTGCTCGCCGCCGACTTTACTCGTCGACGAGCGGAGACGAGAACGGAGGACGCTATTCGCGGTCATCTCGAGTCGCCGGTGACGTGGGTGGTTTCGATCGGTCTGGGCCTCGCGCTGGGGATATCGATCCACCTATGGGGCGGCTCGCCGTTGCTGTTCATGCCGCTCGCCGCGTACGTCGCCCTCCGCGTCCTCGTCGACGTCCGGGAGAGTATTTCCCCGACGCTGGCGAACCTTCCGTTGCTCGCAGGGTTGGCGATCGGAGCGGGACTCTCGATCTGGGCGCACACCAGCTGGGGCTGGCGACTCGCGTTCGTCGCGTACACGCCGGCGATGGTGCTCGGTGGAGCAATCGTGGTGGTCGCACTGGGTGAACTCTGGCGCTCTCTCGACCTCCACGTCGGTGGGCTAGCTGCGCTCGAGGTCGGCGTCGTCGGCATCGGCCTCTACGCGCTTCGGCGGCTCCGGCCCGAGGACTGGGCGAACGCTCGAGGCCGGGCGGACGACCTTTTCCTCCGCGAGGGGTACACAGAGTCGGCGTCGCTGTTCACTCCTGACTACATGGTGATCTTTGGGCCCCTGGTGCAGCTCGGGGTGGGCTTCTACCTCGGCGTCGCCGTTCTCGCGTGGGCCGTGTGGCTTCTCTCTCGAGAGTACGAACCTGCCTGGTTAGTGCTCGCCGTCTACACGGTCTTCTTTACCGTACTCGCTGGAATCCAGATTCGATTCGCCGCCCAGCTCATGATCCCTGTAGCCGTGCTTGGTGGCATTGGATTCGTCTACGTCCTCTCGGTAGTCGACCTAGCCCGGCGGCCCCGTCCGTTTCGGGAGGAAAGTAGTCGGGCTGTCGCTGCCGACGGTAGGACGGAGCCGTCGATAGACTGGCCCGAACGACGACAGGTGCTCTACGTCCTCGGTACCGGCCTGCTCGTCTGCGGGTTCGGGTTACTCTTCGTTCCCGGCCTGACCGGACAGATCACCTACAGCGAGGGACAGCACGGAGCGACGGCGGCGATCGAGGAACACGCTCTCGAGACCGATCGCGAGTACCCGGAGACCTTCGTGCTGAGCGAGTGGGGGGACAACCGGATGTACAACTACTTTGTCAACGGCGAGTCGCGGAGCTATTCATACGCTCGCTCAAACTACGGCGAGTTCGTCGGCGGGGCTTCTCCGGACGAGCAGTACGAGCAGATTTCCGGGCGCGTCGGCTACGTTGTCGTAACCAATGACGAGGGAACGGTTCGCTCGGGGAGTACGCACGAACAATTCCTCCAAGATAACGGGTCTGTTCCAGAGCTTGGTCACTACCAGGCGATTTCCCTGTCGGACTCGAGTGCTGCCTATGCAGTCGTCCCCGGCGCGACTATCAACGCAACCGTCTCGCCGAACGAGAGGGTTTCGGTACGAACGACTGTCGAGGTCGATGGACAAACCCTCGAGTACGGGCGGGACGGGGAGGCGGATGGCGAGGGGCGACTCGAGGTCACCGTGGCCTATCCGGGAACATACGAGGTCGGTGATCGAAACATTACGGTGACGCAGGCGAACGTGGAGGCCGGTGAGGCGGTCGCAGGCGGGTAA
- a CDS encoding polysaccharide biosynthesis C-terminal domain-containing protein has protein sequence MGTKIGVLVLGILTTPIIVRFLGSGGYGDYALVMSVFSVLSVFTTSGIFNGIRKYIAEDRSIAHWNDHVFAFYFKLSILITGGFASLLAVFSQTDIVENMFSVEFQTYFIILAAYLFLNQFYSVGRGALMGFGLEHRSEPLQIMKKLTYAVTAVVLLQFGLGVEGVLIGQVTAALIVGAITLWLIREQISFSILFKRSQSVPRYELLSFNAYSILLAFLTISLYHVDILILRPVAGDVETGYYKAALVVAEFLWMAPMAIQYTLVHSTSEMWSKGQHETVTEIASQSTRLNLSLMVIMIIGLAALADVFVPIYFGSEFYPAVGPLLVLLPGVLGFALARPIFAIGQGKGELRSLVLATSGAAVLNLCLNLLLIPRYGMIGAALATSIGYGSMVLLHTWIARRIGFDPISDLRAIRIIAAGLLTAPIVFGLARILTPIPSLIVVPSIGFLLYFVLSIQLGVINTDEIELVRQKAPRKFDPLFKWILTLKR, from the coding sequence TTGGGAACAAAGATCGGTGTTCTTGTTTTAGGTATACTTACAACACCGATTATCGTCCGTTTCTTGGGTAGTGGTGGCTATGGTGATTACGCACTTGTGATGTCTGTGTTTAGTGTCTTATCTGTCTTTACTACATCTGGAATATTTAATGGCATAAGAAAGTATATCGCTGAGGATCGATCGATTGCTCACTGGAATGACCATGTATTCGCATTTTACTTTAAATTATCGATATTGATTACTGGAGGATTTGCGAGTCTCTTGGCGGTGTTCTCACAAACGGATATCGTCGAAAATATGTTCTCGGTAGAGTTTCAAACGTACTTTATAATTCTGGCGGCGTATCTTTTCCTCAACCAATTTTATTCGGTAGGGCGAGGGGCCCTAATGGGCTTTGGATTAGAGCATCGTTCGGAACCACTTCAAATCATGAAGAAGCTAACATATGCAGTAACAGCGGTCGTACTGCTGCAGTTTGGACTGGGTGTAGAAGGTGTCCTTATCGGTCAAGTTACTGCAGCGCTGATCGTGGGCGCTATTACTCTCTGGTTAATTAGAGAACAGATATCATTTTCAATCTTGTTCAAAAGGTCTCAATCTGTTCCGAGATACGAGCTGTTGAGTTTCAATGCGTATAGTATTCTGCTGGCATTTCTTACAATATCGTTATATCACGTTGATATTCTAATTCTACGGCCAGTAGCAGGAGATGTCGAGACTGGTTATTACAAAGCAGCACTCGTAGTTGCTGAGTTCCTCTGGATGGCACCCATGGCAATCCAGTATACCCTCGTTCATTCTACGTCCGAGATGTGGTCCAAGGGACAACACGAAACGGTCACAGAGATTGCGTCTCAATCCACGAGACTGAATCTCTCTCTTATGGTTATTATGATAATTGGATTGGCTGCTCTTGCAGACGTCTTCGTTCCGATCTATTTTGGATCTGAATTTTACCCAGCAGTTGGACCTCTCTTAGTTCTCCTACCGGGTGTTCTCGGATTTGCCCTAGCTCGTCCGATTTTCGCTATTGGTCAAGGAAAAGGTGAACTCCGAAGCCTTGTTCTCGCCACTAGTGGTGCTGCAGTCCTTAACCTGTGTCTGAATCTCTTATTGATTCCACGATACGGCATGATTGGCGCCGCACTTGCAACATCTATCGGTTACGGTTCGATGGTCCTTCTTCATACGTGGATTGCACGACGGATTGGATTCGATCCAATTTCTGATCTACGTGCAATTCGGATAATTGCAGCTGGTCTTCTTACTGCACCGATCGTGTTCGGCTTAGCAAGAATCCTTACACCAATTCCCTCACTCATCGTTGTCCCGTCTATTGGATTCCTACTGTATTTTGTACTCTCAATCCAGCTTGGAGTGATTAATACCGATGAAATAGAACTGGTTCGCCAGAAAGCACCGAGAAAGTTCGATCCACTTTTCAAATGGATATTGACTCTCAAAAGATAG
- a CDS encoding polysaccharide pyruvyl transferase family protein: MSERCREVARNMSLAASTEKELLSTLLFSKDNHPTDSTDRSNIIIIGGELFNKGAQAMTFTVVDQMSKRFPEKDIILLSGRDYQRSTDEKSQYTFEILPWGAEIQLPLLSPSMKYFNTTEFTNDVVEQIHEALENCSFLIDINGYAFSSQCSFRGSIIYINNIIIARKFGMPMYIFPQSIGPFDYEMAKKQVINPLMETYLQYPEVICPREVEGVESLTPYTRDNVQREFDIVLQKQGYDIRNIYLDKPNLRYEKIQSDAVGIVPNSKVFEHADHEDLYSLYDAAIEKLLSENRTIYILRHSVEDLDLCRNIKRQFRNNERVILLEDELNAIELEHIINQFDFLIGSRYHSLIHAYKNHTPVITIGWAIKYKSLLRDFNQGEYFFEGREKINEKEFTVAVSKMSEQYSRESSTIETKLKIVQQNNLFNRLFDK; this comes from the coding sequence ATGAGTGAAAGATGTAGAGAGGTTGCTCGAAATATGTCTCTTGCCGCTTCTACCGAGAAGGAACTTCTGTCTACTCTACTGTTTTCCAAAGATAATCACCCCACTGATTCCACGGACCGAAGTAATATTATTATCATCGGTGGAGAGTTATTCAACAAGGGGGCACAAGCGATGACATTTACCGTGGTTGATCAGATGTCCAAACGATTTCCCGAGAAAGACATTATTTTGCTCTCTGGACGAGATTATCAACGGTCAACGGACGAGAAGTCACAATACACGTTTGAGATCCTACCTTGGGGTGCAGAAATTCAGCTGCCTTTGCTATCTCCCTCGATGAAGTACTTCAATACTACTGAATTTACAAACGACGTAGTAGAACAGATCCATGAAGCGCTGGAAAACTGCTCATTTCTTATTGACATCAATGGTTATGCATTCTCCTCACAATGTAGCTTCAGAGGATCAATAATCTATATTAATAATATAATTATAGCTAGAAAATTCGGAATGCCGATGTACATATTTCCGCAATCAATTGGGCCATTCGATTATGAAATGGCAAAGAAACAGGTTATTAATCCATTGATGGAAACTTACCTCCAATATCCCGAAGTTATTTGTCCACGGGAAGTTGAGGGGGTTGAATCACTTACTCCGTATACACGGGATAATGTTCAAAGAGAATTTGATATCGTTCTTCAGAAACAGGGATATGACATTAGAAATATTTATTTAGATAAACCCAATTTGAGATATGAAAAAATCCAATCAGATGCTGTTGGAATCGTCCCAAATTCGAAAGTGTTTGAACACGCAGATCACGAAGATCTGTACTCACTCTACGACGCAGCTATAGAGAAATTACTCTCAGAGAATCGGACGATCTATATTCTTCGACATTCAGTTGAAGATCTTGATCTTTGTCGCAATATAAAACGACAGTTTAGAAACAATGAAAGAGTCATTCTACTTGAAGACGAATTAAATGCAATTGAACTTGAGCATATTATCAACCAATTTGATTTCCTAATAGGTTCTCGTTACCACTCGCTTATTCATGCGTATAAGAACCATACACCCGTTATCACTATCGGTTGGGCTATTAAATATAAATCACTTCTGAGAGACTTTAATCAAGGAGAGTACTTCTTCGAAGGGAGAGAGAAGATTAACGAGAAAGAGTTCACTGTTGCAGTAAGCAAAATGAGTGAACAGTATAGCCGTGAGTCTAGTACCATAGAAACAAAACTCAAAATCGTTCAGCAAAATAATTTATTTAACAGATTATTTGATAAGTGA
- a CDS encoding nitroreductase family protein gives MSEYHKLEEERDNLRHRIIRNTHRIEKGLSMRNRRPVFAEGYIRDLVNDLKNAWDHSQEDAQLYWTIDVLVEYFETVDHTDVIGDAYSEFSSFLAHIDHTPGDRVPFPRRELSDPPVSHDELKQLATQRTSTRWFQDQEVPRYLIDKSLEVAIQSPSACNRQSFEFRFYDDPESIEKISSLAIGAGGYRHNIPCLAVIIGKQRAYFDSRDKHVTYIDSSLAAMAFQFSLETQGLASCCINWPSIPSNDRQITDLLGLENDEIVIMLMAIGYPDPDGLIPYSEKKRLEDIRSYNVGNW, from the coding sequence GTGTCAGAGTATCATAAATTGGAGGAAGAACGAGATAATTTACGGCACCGTATTATTCGAAACACTCATCGGATTGAAAAAGGTCTTTCAATGAGAAACCGCCGCCCCGTATTTGCAGAAGGGTACATTCGGGATTTAGTTAATGATTTAAAAAATGCGTGGGATCATTCCCAAGAAGATGCTCAACTCTATTGGACTATTGATGTTCTTGTCGAATACTTTGAAACGGTAGATCATACTGATGTAATAGGAGATGCGTACAGTGAGTTTTCAAGTTTCCTAGCACATATTGATCATACACCAGGCGATCGAGTACCATTCCCACGTAGAGAATTAAGTGATCCCCCCGTGTCTCATGACGAATTAAAGCAACTTGCGACCCAGAGAACTAGTACTAGGTGGTTTCAAGACCAAGAGGTTCCAAGATATCTTATTGACAAGTCACTAGAGGTGGCGATACAATCACCGAGTGCGTGTAATAGGCAGTCATTTGAATTCAGATTTTACGATGATCCAGAATCAATTGAGAAGATTTCTTCACTTGCCATCGGAGCTGGAGGATATAGGCATAATATTCCATGTCTAGCAGTCATTATTGGAAAGCAGCGAGCATACTTTGATTCTCGTGATAAACACGTTACTTACATCGATTCTAGTCTCGCTGCTATGGCATTCCAGTTTTCTTTGGAAACACAGGGACTCGCGTCTTGCTGTATTAATTGGCCATCTATTCCAAGCAATGACCGTCAAATAACCGATCTTCTTGGCCTAGAAAATGATGAAATCGTTATAATGTTAATGGCAATCGGTTATCCTGATCCAGATGGTCTAATCCCTTATTCTGAAAAGAAAAGGTTAGAGGACATAAGATCGTATAATGTTGGCAACTGGTGA
- a CDS encoding glycosyltransferase family 2 protein, with amino-acid sequence MNVLPRAIDSVLEQSMGDLELIIIDDCSTDNTKEVIKSYTDDRVTYVRLDKNMGANAARNKGIKESEGDIVAFLDSDDQFEPNYLGKVLNQFDSRSNRCIGTYSSRIIYKDGDKTNVTIADQAIKYEEILVKNKIGGFSNTAFRRRIFEEVGYLDEEMSSSQDYDFFIRALQPDDYLIQPIRDAYIGYHIHDQGETRIGANLQKKIEGQNRLLEKHRDKFPQAGIANQYYQRGMAHARSGNMGAARFFFWKGLRTNPRSWRHWYHLFASFGGRYGIQAASWFKKTFKRLFFHIR; translated from the coding sequence GTGAACGTTCTTCCACGAGCTATCGACAGTGTTCTTGAGCAGTCAATGGGAGATCTTGAATTGATAATTATTGATGATTGTTCGACAGACAACACAAAAGAAGTTATCAAATCTTACACTGACGATCGTGTGACATACGTGCGCCTTGATAAAAATATGGGTGCTAACGCCGCTAGAAATAAAGGTATTAAAGAGTCAGAAGGAGATATTGTAGCATTTCTCGACTCTGATGATCAGTTCGAACCGAATTACCTTGGTAAAGTTCTTAATCAGTTTGATAGTAGGTCGAATCGATGTATTGGGACGTATTCCTCCCGAATTATTTATAAGGACGGAGATAAGACCAACGTCACAATTGCAGATCAGGCAATCAAATATGAGGAGATTCTTGTGAAAAATAAGATCGGGGGTTTTTCAAACACTGCCTTTCGCCGTCGTATCTTTGAGGAAGTCGGCTATTTGGACGAAGAGATGAGTTCCTCTCAAGACTACGATTTCTTCATCAGAGCACTGCAACCCGACGACTATTTGATTCAGCCAATCCGGGATGCCTATATTGGATATCACATCCATGACCAAGGAGAAACCCGGATTGGGGCAAATTTACAAAAAAAGATTGAAGGTCAGAATAGGCTACTGGAAAAACATCGTGACAAGTTTCCACAAGCAGGTATCGCGAATCAATACTACCAACGGGGGATGGCTCACGCTCGTTCTGGGAACATGGGAGCAGCGAGATTTTTCTTTTGGAAGGGATTGCGAACTAATCCAAGATCTTGGCGCCACTGGTATCACTTGTTCGCTAGCTTTGGTGGCCGATACGGGATTCAGGCTGCGAGTTGGTTCAAGAAAACCTTTAAACGTCTGTTTTTTCACATTCGATAA
- a CDS encoding O-antigen ligase family protein: protein MNISIAFFGILGSVGLYLAVRGTIRQMLAFLLFTTPFVQSIELPFVGERFAVFEVIFVLLAMKYIIYVYKRDAKLQLPIHVFPLVLLIVAGIASLWNSYSLTSSSLMLFILIYYVGCLIVCYQIIDTVENFVWYINMYLAGAAVVLLVSIIGMVAILMEIPSSFVFEPSNRLIATFRRPNQLPAYLHTIVPLLALHPARSRSRRHFFMFVGATLLSFLAVIASGSDGSLVILIVQVMMVLAYELISRDITFRTELWASVCGGIGLLIATPLIMGVQMPSAVTSSFDLFTRQDYSLQALSGPRYLQFVYGVPRALELHPIVGVGIGASARFMSVEVGGGGSIHNTFLAILATTGIVGGVFFLAFHILLGRTVLRTFAILPDGELRRLAAGVYISLAGLLAYGTVHFGFRQRHLWLIFIFVLSLGKIAPKLDKST, encoded by the coding sequence ATGAATATTTCAATCGCTTTCTTTGGCATTCTTGGCTCTGTCGGTCTATATCTCGCAGTTCGAGGTACAATTAGACAAATGCTTGCCTTCCTACTCTTTACGACGCCATTCGTTCAGTCCATTGAACTCCCATTTGTTGGTGAGAGATTTGCTGTGTTTGAGGTAATATTTGTTCTTCTGGCAATGAAATATATAATCTACGTGTATAAACGTGACGCTAAACTACAACTTCCTATTCATGTCTTTCCGTTGGTCCTTCTAATAGTTGCTGGCATCGCTTCTCTCTGGAACTCCTACAGTCTGACCTCAAGTTCTCTCATGCTATTCATTTTAATCTATTATGTGGGGTGTCTCATTGTCTGCTACCAGATTATTGACACGGTTGAAAACTTTGTCTGGTACATTAACATGTATTTGGCAGGCGCAGCGGTGGTTCTGTTAGTGAGCATTATCGGAATGGTCGCTATCCTTATGGAGATTCCATCTTCATTTGTGTTTGAACCAAGCAATCGCCTCATCGCAACGTTTCGACGGCCGAACCAGCTCCCAGCATATCTCCATACTATTGTCCCGCTATTGGCGCTTCATCCGGCGCGATCCCGCTCCAGACGCCATTTCTTCATGTTTGTCGGTGCAACTTTACTATCCTTTCTGGCAGTCATTGCGAGCGGATCCGACGGTTCGCTTGTAATTCTCATCGTCCAAGTCATGATGGTCCTTGCCTACGAACTGATTTCTCGAGATATAACCTTCAGAACGGAACTTTGGGCGAGTGTTTGCGGCGGTATCGGACTTCTTATCGCGACTCCTCTAATTATGGGTGTTCAAATGCCGTCCGCAGTCACTTCCTCGTTTGACCTATTCACTCGCCAAGACTATAGCCTGCAAGCGCTTAGCGGGCCGCGGTATCTCCAGTTTGTGTATGGGGTTCCACGGGCACTAGAGTTGCATCCGATTGTGGGTGTTGGTATCGGTGCCTCGGCAAGATTTATGAGCGTTGAGGTTGGTGGAGGTGGCTCGATCCACAATACCTTTCTCGCGATTCTGGCCACGACAGGAATTGTTGGTGGTGTATTTTTTCTAGCATTTCATATTTTGCTCGGCCGGACAGTACTGCGCACGTTCGCAATACTACCTGATGGAGAACTCCGTCGACTTGCTGCCGGGGTGTACATTAGTTTAGCAGGTCTCTTGGCTTATGGAACCGTTCATTTTGGATTTAGACAACGGCATCTATGGCTGATTTTCATATTTGTGCTTTCATTAGGAAAAATCGCGCCAAAACTGGATAAAAGCACATGA